DNA from Xanthomonas hyacinthi:
GAAGGCATGGCGTTTCGCATCCCAGCGGCTGCTGTCCAGGTAGGTATAGCGATCGGGGCTGGCGACCACCCAATTCAACTGCAGCGGCGGATTGAGGCGCGCCAGCGCTTCCGGCGCCGCCGAAGCGGTGGCGTGGCGCAGCACCAATTCCGCGCCGCGGCCGAAACCGGTGAGGGTGATCTGGCGCAGGTGCGGATAGCGCTTCGGGTCGGCGACCACGGCCAGCAGTTCGTCCACCACCGCGAATGCGCTGGTCGCCGCGCGATCGGTGGAGACGGCGCCGGCCGCCCAGTCGGCCTGGCCCCAGTTCGCCAGATGGCGCGCGGCCGCGGCGTGCGGCTGGTAGTCGATGGCAACGATCAACGTGGCGTCGGCCAGTTGCGCATCCGCCGCGGCCGCGGCGATGCGCGGATACAACGCGGACTGAGGATGCTGCCCGATGGCGATGACCGCATTGCTGATATGCGCGTCAGCCGTCTCCAGCGCGGCGCGATTGGCATAGACATGCAGGCGAAGACCGGCGGCATCGAGCGAGGGCAGCGCCACGCCGGCATCGTAGGGTGCAGCCGCGGCCGCCATGGCGTTGGCGGACAGCGCTGCGGCGGCGGCCAGCATTGCCGATGCGAGAGTGAGGCGACCGGTGCGAGTGGACGAAGACCCAGGCATGGAATTTATCTCTGGAGGAAATGGGGGCGTGCGATTGCAGCGCCGCCATCCTCGACCATCGCAGATGGCCGGCGTCTGAACTTGCAGTACCGATGCGCGATCGCCGACGCGCAAGGCAGATTATGCAGAGACGATCACGATCGCGGTGCCGACGCGGCACGGATGCCGGCAGCGGCGACGGTGTTTTCGCATGCATGCGCTGTCTACATTTTCAGGTCGGTTGCAACGGTGCGACGGATCTGCGCACGCGCAGATACCGGGGAAATGCCGTGCATCGCGCAGGCCGTCGGCGACCGCCGTCGCATCCGCATGCGCCGCATCCGCGTTGCCTATCGCAGTCATAGCAACTAACGAATTCTCAGCCTGCAGCGCCACCGCCATGCTTCAGCTCCCTCAACACGAGCTGACGCCATGCGCCCTGGAACACTGTTGGTGCTCGCCCTGCTGTCGCAGACCCTGATCGTCCCCGCCGGGTTCGCGCAGTCCACGCTCACCCGCGACAACGGTGCGCCGGTCGGCGACAACCAGAATTCGCAGACCGCCGGCGCCACCGGCCCGACCCTGCTGCAGGACGTGCAGCTGATCCAGAAGCTGCAGCGCTTCGACCGCGAGCGCATTCCCGAGCGCGTGGTGCATGCGCGCGGCACCGGCGTGCACGGCGAATTCACCGCCAGTGCCGACATCTCCGAGCTGACCAAGGCCAAGGTGTTCACCGTCGGCGCGAAGACCCCGGTGTTCGTGCGCTTCTCCTCGGTGGTGCACGGCAACCACTCGCCGGAGACGCTGCGCGATCCGCACGGCTTCGCCACCAAGTTCTATACCAGCGAAGGCAACTGGGACCTGGTCGGCAACAACTTCCCCACCTTCTTCATCCGCGATGCGATCAAGTTCCCGGACATGGTGCATGCGTTCAAGCCGGATCCGCGCACCAACCTGGACGACGATGCGCGCCGCTTCGACTTCTTCTCGCACGTGCCCGAAGCCACGCGCACGCTGACCTTGCTGTACTCCAACGAAGGCACGCCGGCCGGCTACCGCTTCATGGACGGCAACGGCGTGCACGCCTACAAGCTGGTCAACGCGCAGGGCGAAGTGCACTACGTCAAGTTCCATTGGAAGTCGCTGCAAGGCCTGAAGAACCTGGATCCGACGCAGGTGGCGCAGGTGCAGGGCAAGGACTACAGCCACCTGACCAACGACCTGGTCGGCGCGATCAAGCAGGGCGACTATCCGAAGTGGGACCTGTACATCCAGGTGCTCAAGCCGGAAGACCTGGCCACGTTCGACTTCGATCCGCTGGATGCGACCAAGATCTGGCCGGACGTGCCCGAGCGCAAGATCGGGCAGCTGGTGCTGAACAAGAACGTGGACAACTTCTTCCAGGAAACCGAACAGGTGGCGATGGCGCCGGCCAACCTGGTGCCGGGCATCGAGCCGTCGGAAGACCGCCTGCTGCAGGGGCGCATCTTCTCCTATGCCGATACCCAGCTGTACCGCGTCGGCACCAACGGCCTGAGCCTGCCGGTGAACCGGCCGCGGGTGGCGGTGAACAACGGCAACCAGGACGGGGCGATGAACTCCGGCGCCACCGCCAGCGGCGTCAACTACGAGCCGAGCCGGCTCAATCCGCGTCCGCAGGATCCGAACGCGCGCTACAGCCCGCTGCCGCTGTCGGGCACTACCCAGCAGGCGAAGATCGCCCGCGAACAGAACTTCAAGCAGGCCGGCGCGCTGTTCCGCAGCTACAGCAAGAAGGAGCAGCAGGACCTGATCCAGAGCTTCGGCGAATCGCTGGCCGGCACCGACGACGCCAGCAAGCACATCATGCTGTCGTTCCTGTACAAGGCCGATCCGGCCTACGGCAGCGGCGTCGCCCGCGTCGCCAAGGGCGACCTGGCGCGGGTCAAGCAGCTGGCCGCGCAGTTGCAGGATTGATCGTTCACCGCGCAGCGCGGCGGCGTCTGCCTCCGCCGCGCTGCGCATTCCTTTCCGGAGACCGAACATGCGTCGTTTGCTTCTTTTCGCGCTGAGCCTGATCGCCGCCTCGGCCGTCGCCGCTGCGCCCGCGGCCGTCCCGGCCGATCCGGCCAAGGTCCAGGCGCAGCTGCGCGACTATTTCTTCGATGCCGCGCGCGAAGGCCGCCAGGACATGCTGGCCGAGTTCATCCATGCGCACTACGACCTCGACACCCGCGACGACAAGGGCTATACCGCGCTGATCCTGGCCGCCTACCACGGCCAGCAGCCGGCGGTGGAGCAATTGCTGCGCGCAGGCGCCGATCCGTGCGCGCAGGACAAACGCGGCAACACCGCGCTGATGGGCGCGATCTTCAAGGGCGAACTGGCGATCGCCAAGCGGCTGATGCAGGCCGATTGCGCGCCCGACCAGCGCAACAACGCCGGACAGACCGCGGCGATGTATGCGGCGCTGTTCCAGCGCACCGAAGTGCTCAAAGACCTCGCCGCCAAGGGCGCCGATTTGCAGGTCAAGGACGCGCAGGGCAACGACGTGGCCAAGCTGCAGCGCGGCGAGTTCGCGCAGGCGCCGCTGCGCTGAGCTGCGCGGCCGCGCCGATTGCGCTGCGATACGTCCTCGCGCAGCCCGGTGGCCACAGCGCAGCGAAGATGTACACGGTCATCGCCAGGTTGAAGCTCGCATGCCGCCATCGCCGGCAACCAGGCCAACGCCAGCGCCACGCAGAACATCAGCGCCACCCACGGCGCACCTGACAGCGGCAGCACTCCGATGCCGGCGGCAGTCGCCAGCAGGCCGTGGTGGCATGGATGCGGGGATACCGAGAGCGGCACAGGCGCCGTATCGGCACGGTATGCCGGCGCAGGTCCGCGCCGCAAGCGTTGACCATCGCCAGCAGGTGGTATCTGGCGCTGGCTTGGGGGCCGCGGGCGGGGCATGAATCCGCCTGCGATGCCGCGCGGATTCTGTCCCTGCCGCAACGCCCCCGCCATCGGGCGCACACGTCCTGCGGGGCGGCGCTGCCGCGGCATGGCGCCGGCTGCCCCGGATCGGCGAAAATGGCCGCTCGGCTTGGCGTCATCGGCCAGTACCATCGCCCATCCCGGCCTGCCGGAGCCCGCGCGCCAGTGGCGGCGGGCGCAGCGCGGCGCCCCGATCGCTGTTCCCGACGGCAGCCCTGCCGCTCGTTCGCCACGGCCCGCCCGCCGCTCATCACGGATCCACTCTTGAACGCCACCGCCGATTCTCCCGCCGCCGACCTGCCCCTGACCGAGCGCCTGCGCGTCGCCCTGGACCTGCTCGAAGCCATCGACGCCGACCGCAGCGTGCTCGATGCGCTGCCCGAGGCCGACCGCGTGCGCCTGCACCAGGTGGTGGCCAAGGTCTACCACCCCGAGCCCAAGGCGCGCCGGCAGCTGCTCAAGCAGCAGGCGCGCGAACGCCACCAGGAGAAGGTGCGCAAGGCCGAGGCGTTGCTCGAGCAGACCGGCATCCGCGCGCTGCGGCGCAAGCCGGTGTTCAGCACGCCGAACTACTTCCCGCCGCATGCCGCCGGTCTGCACGACGCCAGCAACGCTGCGGCCGAAGAGCCCGCAGTGCCGCACTCGCCCGAGTTGCGCCACTGCTATGTGTGCAAGCAGAAGTTCACCCAGCTGCACCATTTCTACGACCAGATGTGCCCGGCCTGCGCCGAGCTCAATTACTTCAAGCGTACCGAAACCGCCGATCTGCGCGGACGCGTGGCGCTGCTGACCGGCGGCCGGGTCAAGATCGGTTACCAGGCTGGACTGAAGCTGTTGCGCGCCGGCGCCGAGCTGATCGTGACCACGCGCTTCCCACGCGATTCGGCCGCGCGTTACGCGCAGGAACCGGATTTCGCCGAGTGGGGCCAGCGCCTGCAGGTGTTCGGCCTGGACCTGCGCCACACGCCCAGCGTCGAAGCGTTCTGCAGCCAGTTGCTGGCCACGCGCGCGCGGCTGGACTTCATCGTCAACAACGCTTGCCAGACCGTGCGCCGGCCGCCGCAGTTCTATGCGCACATGATGGCCGGCGAAACCGCCGCGCTGCACGAACTGCCCGAGCACGTGCGCCGCCTGGTCGGCCACTACGAAGGCCTGCGCAGCCCGGAACTGCTGCCGGCGGCATCGGCGACCACGCTGCCGGCGGGCCAGGGCCACGGCATCAGCGGCGCCGACGGGCTGACCCGCGCCGCCGAACTGTCGCAGGTGCCGTTGCTGGCCGACGAACTGCTCGGCCAGCAGCATTTGTTTCCCGAAGGGCGTCTGGACCAGGACCTGCAGCAGGTGGATCTGCGCGGACGCAACTCGTGGCGCCTGCTGATGGCCGAAGTGCCGTCGGTGGAATTGCTGGAGACGCAGCTGGTCAACGCCATCGCCCCGTTCATCATCAACGCGCGGCTCAAGCCGCTGATGCTGCGCACGCCCGAGCGCGACAAGCACATCGTCAACGTGTCGGCGATGGAAGGGCAGTTCTACCGCAACTTCAAGACCACCCGGCATCCGCACACCAACATGGCCAAGGCCGCGTTGAACATGATGACCCGCACCTCAGCCGCCGATTACCAGAACGACGGCATCCATATGAACAGCGTGGACACCGGCTGGGTCACCGACGAGGATCCGGCCGAGATCGCCGCGCGCAAGGTGCAGGAAGAGCGCTTCCACCCGCCGCTGGACATCGTCGACGGCGCCGCGCGCATCGTCGACCCGATCATCCACGGCTGCAACACCGGTGAGCACGTGTGGGGCCAGTTCCTGAAGGACTACGCGCCGACGGACTGGTAGGCGCGCAGCGCCATCGCGCACCGCGGCGGCGATCGCAGGACGCGGCGCGATGCGCAAGGTCCGCCCTGGCGCTACCGCGCCGCCGCCGATGCGTGCACGCCGGGAGCCACGCATCGGCGGCGGCGAGGACCTACTTGCGCACGCTCTGCGTATGCGACTTCAGCGCGTCCTCCAGGCCCGGTACCTGCGCCGCGCCGTCCGGCACGCTGAGGCTGGAACCGACCAGGTCCTGCTCGAACGGCTGCGTGCGTCCGCCCAGGCATTTGCCCAGGAACGCTTCGCTGACCGCGTTGAAGGCCTTGCTGTTCTCCGGCCGGGCGAAGCCGTGGCCCTCGTCGGGGAACAGCACATAGGTGACCGGGATCTGCTTGGCCTTCAGCGCGTTGACGATCTGGTCGGCCTCGGCCTGCTTGACCCGCGGATCGTTGGCGCCCTGGCCGATCAGCAGCGGCCTGGCGATGCGCTCGGCGCGACTCAGCGGCGAGCGTTCGTCCAGCAGCTTCTTGCCGGCCTCGGTGCGCGGATCGCCGATGCGCCGCGCCATCTGCTCGAAACCGGATTTCCAGTACGGCGGGATGGTGCTGAGCAAGGTGTTCAAGTTGGACGGGCCGACGATGTCCACGCCGCACTTGAAGGTCTCCGGGGTGAAGCTGAGCCCGACCAGCGTGGCGTAGCCGCCGTAGCTGCCGCCCATGATCGCGACCTGGTCCTTGGTGGTGATGCCCTGCTGCACCGCCCACTGCACCGCATCGAGCAGGTCGTCGTGCATCTTGGCTGCCCACTCGCCATCGCCGGCGTTGGTGAAGCGCTTGCCGAAGCCGGTGGAGCCGCGGTAGTTGACCTGCAGCACTGCGTAACCGCGGTTGGCCAGCCACTGGTTGTAGCCGCTGTAGCCGTAGTCGTCGCGCGCCCACGGCCCGCCGTGCACGAACAGCACCAGCGGCACCGGCGTGTCGGCCTTGCCGTCGCCGTTGGCATCGGCCTCGCGCGGCAGGGTGAGGTAGCTGACCAGGGTCAGGCCGTCGCGCGAGCGGATCTCCTGCGGCCACTGCGGGACCAGCGGCTGCCCCTCCAGCGCCGGGCGCGCGGCGAACAGCTTGGTCAGCTTGCCTGCGCCGGACGGCACGCGGTCGTAGCGGTAGAACGTCGCCGGCGCATCGGCGGCCGAGTAGGCGACGATCCAGATGCGGTCGTCCTGGGTACGGCTCG
Protein-coding regions in this window:
- the katB gene encoding catalase KatB — encoded protein: MRPGTLLVLALLSQTLIVPAGFAQSTLTRDNGAPVGDNQNSQTAGATGPTLLQDVQLIQKLQRFDRERIPERVVHARGTGVHGEFTASADISELTKAKVFTVGAKTPVFVRFSSVVHGNHSPETLRDPHGFATKFYTSEGNWDLVGNNFPTFFIRDAIKFPDMVHAFKPDPRTNLDDDARRFDFFSHVPEATRTLTLLYSNEGTPAGYRFMDGNGVHAYKLVNAQGEVHYVKFHWKSLQGLKNLDPTQVAQVQGKDYSHLTNDLVGAIKQGDYPKWDLYIQVLKPEDLATFDFDPLDATKIWPDVPERKIGQLVLNKNVDNFFQETEQVAMAPANLVPGIEPSEDRLLQGRIFSYADTQLYRVGTNGLSLPVNRPRVAVNNGNQDGAMNSGATASGVNYEPSRLNPRPQDPNARYSPLPLSGTTQQAKIAREQNFKQAGALFRSYSKKEQQDLIQSFGESLAGTDDASKHIMLSFLYKADPAYGSGVARVAKGDLARVKQLAAQLQD
- a CDS encoding ankyrin repeat domain-containing protein is translated as MRRLLLFALSLIAASAVAAAPAAVPADPAKVQAQLRDYFFDAAREGRQDMLAEFIHAHYDLDTRDDKGYTALILAAYHGQQPAVEQLLRAGADPCAQDKRGNTALMGAIFKGELAIAKRLMQADCAPDQRNNAGQTAAMYAALFQRTEVLKDLAAKGADLQVKDAQGNDVAKLQRGEFAQAPLR
- a CDS encoding SDR family NAD(P)-dependent oxidoreductase codes for the protein MNATADSPAADLPLTERLRVALDLLEAIDADRSVLDALPEADRVRLHQVVAKVYHPEPKARRQLLKQQARERHQEKVRKAEALLEQTGIRALRRKPVFSTPNYFPPHAAGLHDASNAAAEEPAVPHSPELRHCYVCKQKFTQLHHFYDQMCPACAELNYFKRTETADLRGRVALLTGGRVKIGYQAGLKLLRAGAELIVTTRFPRDSAARYAQEPDFAEWGQRLQVFGLDLRHTPSVEAFCSQLLATRARLDFIVNNACQTVRRPPQFYAHMMAGETAALHELPEHVRRLVGHYEGLRSPELLPAASATTLPAGQGHGISGADGLTRAAELSQVPLLADELLGQQHLFPEGRLDQDLQQVDLRGRNSWRLLMAEVPSVELLETQLVNAIAPFIINARLKPLMLRTPERDKHIVNVSAMEGQFYRNFKTTRHPHTNMAKAALNMMTRTSAADYQNDGIHMNSVDTGWVTDEDPAEIAARKVQEERFHPPLDIVDGAARIVDPIIHGCNTGEHVWGQFLKDYAPTDW
- a CDS encoding S9 family peptidase, with the protein product MRRLVLASSLALAVSACSQQAAAPAAKDAPSAQTSAPPAAPPALIPRDVLFGNPERSGVQLSPDGKTLSWLAPVDGVLNVWVAPADAPDKARAVTHDSGRGIRSYFWSFLPNTLLYMRDSGGDEDFHLFALDLAAGGNGRDLSDFPKTRARVVAASRKHPESILVGMNDRDAQWHDLYRVDLAGGKRTLLRKNTQQIGDYLADDDYQVRLATRSREDGGEDLLQPDGKGGWQKREEIPFEDSLTTAPSGFTADGKTLYFVDSRQRDTSALYAVDVASGTRKLLFEDARADVGGTLTDPRSGVVQAVESNYLRPEWKVLDPGIAADMKQLQAIGPGEISVPSRTQDDRIWIVAYSAADAPATFYRYDRVPSGAGKLTKLFAARPALEGQPLVPQWPQEIRSRDGLTLVSYLTLPREADANGDGKADTPVPLVLFVHGGPWARDDYGYSGYNQWLANRGYAVLQVNYRGSTGFGKRFTNAGDGEWAAKMHDDLLDAVQWAVQQGITTKDQVAIMGGSYGGYATLVGLSFTPETFKCGVDIVGPSNLNTLLSTIPPYWKSGFEQMARRIGDPRTEAGKKLLDERSPLSRAERIARPLLIGQGANDPRVKQAEADQIVNALKAKQIPVTYVLFPDEGHGFARPENSKAFNAVSEAFLGKCLGGRTQPFEQDLVGSSLSVPDGAAQVPGLEDALKSHTQSVRK